Genomic DNA from Enoplosus armatus isolate fEnoArm2 chromosome 7, fEnoArm2.hap1, whole genome shotgun sequence:
CTCCTCTgagctttcatcttcctcctctctctggccctcCTTTACCTCATCTTCAGGCAGCTCTAAATCAGAATCTCCTTCCACAATTCTTAACAAAATACTCTCTACCTCACTTTGCCCTCTGCTCCTTGATGTATTAAAAATGGAGGTTAGTAAGTCCTGATGTCCACTACAAAGGACATTGAATAAAAGTTGTGTtatgaaagggttaaaattactgtgactttttaaaaatcttactaAATGGAAgccaagacttttattttaaagaaacaacttgatttttagcaacagaaacatgatatcTGGAAAAAATTGATGATTTACCTCTCTTGTTGGCATAAAATGTGGAAGTTGAAATTcctgccattttgaaaagacagtGCATGTGCTGTGTTGGCCCCACCCCCACAACTGGGCCATCAAATGAGAGCCCATAGTGTCCTCTTAAAAGGGACAGTATGATTCAGATAGattctataatataatatattttttttataacttatatttgtacatacctctcatttctaaatgtatgctactttctactcttgaatgggagcacctaTAAGTgagaaagtatttctgatcctgatcctgattctgaaaTGCAGAACTGGTATATATGTAGTGAAGGCTGATtagggaatgaggtgcaggtgggcAAGCACAGGATGTGGATGGGTGTGGCAGTCAGGTGATGAGAAAAGGATGGAAAGTCCAaggacatctggtggacagctaGAGGAAGGCAGATCTGAACATGCTAGTTGACATTATTGCCATAATCGCAATAGAACGCATATAAAACTggttgaaaaatgtaaaattaaagtggagagacaaagaaatcATAAATACAGGGGTTCGTGTGAGATATTTATGGGTGGGCTTCACCAAATAAAGACCCAAATGTTATGGAACACAGGCGCACTCAGCGGTCGACCTGCTCCGAGCGGGCGGGTCAGCGGACTCCACGAGACGCAGTCGCTCTGTGCGCCGCCCAAAAGGGGAAAACTATAGCAGTGTCAGAAAATGGCAGCATCACAGCGAGTTTGATGCGCATCAATGTGTCAGGATGCATGGAGCGACGCGTCAGCTCTGCAGGAAAGCACTCACGTTTCACTTCCCAATCAATACATGATGTCAATACATGATGCTCTGTGAAGTGGCCAGCTCTGTGCGCTTACCAGTGCCACCCATAGCACCATTAATTGATGACGCAGAGAGTGTTGTTGCGAGTTCGTATCATGCCAGTGAGCCTAAATTAGCAAATCTCTGCCATGGATGCTTGTTTGGAGTGATTCTGAGCGGTAGAGGTTCTGTACTGATACACTGTCTGTTTTTAGGATTCTGGAGTTGACGGTGACTGTCGGCTGAGCTCAACAACTTTCAGatagatttccatgaaattctATACAGACGTtgatgaagcctactgactttggtgatcctctggcATTTTGTCTagtgtcatcatcaggtcagagtTGTAATtcgtccaacactttggtttatgaccaaattaCTTGCAAAAGGAATGatattcccatcatcctcagctgtacttgtgaaaaaacatcacatgaacacacaaataaaaatctatGCAATTATTCCTTCCTGGATTAAGGTCCGTGGCAGATGGCAGAGTATATTTATACTGAAAGTCTTCCGGGAAGGCTGCCCTCGCTCATGGCTCCTCAGAGGTCCCTCCTCGCTCCTTCCGGTTCAAGCCAGGAAATATCAAATAAGAGACTTGGGATGTACCCAGTATTGTGAACACGTGTACAATCTCATGCAATCCAATACAGCAGCCTCgacaacattaaaattaaaaatgactgatcgttgtgtttttatgaaggAACGAGGCAGGAGGAAGATCATTATAGATCTATGCTGATTTATTGATTAACATGCCGACCTGCATGTATTTGGcgtgtgggaggaaaccggagcacCCTGAGTAAACCCACGCAGGCATGCAAAGTCCATCCAGGAACCAGCTGGCAGGTTCCAACCTTCTGCCTGTGGCCTTCTGTGTGTAACCACTGTACCACTGTGCCGCCCTCAGATgtattctttcttcttccagtcGTCGTCCAGTAGCCAGCAGATTCATCCAgggctgcagaaaaacaaaaaactgtttttgtagTCTCGTGTGAAAGATAACTCAGGGACTCTATGAATAGAGGATGCAGTGGGGGCCATACTTGAACTCCAGCAGTGTTGATCCTGGATGAAGGGGCGTGTGAGGTCCATCTGTGGTCATGGCATGGATCATATCAGCCAGGGGTGGTGTTTAAGTGTCTCCAAGGTGGGTCGAGACTCTGCGCTCTTGGCCAGACAGCTCTTCAGAAAGTCCTGGCAGTCTAAATAGCAAACAGGAATCACATTTTAAGGCCACCGCTGTGCTCCGTGTGTGTGCTTGATTttactgtctgtgtgcatttgtgactTACCGAAGGAAAGGCCGTCTCTGATGTCCGGTTCTTCAGAGATGATCTCGGTGATGTCGTCGAAGGGGAGACATCTGTGCAGCATCCCAAACAGCACTACACCAAGCTGCCACACCGTGGTCGGTTCAGCCCTGTACCACCCTCTCCGGAACCAGTCGGGGCTGCTGTACTCAAAGGTTCCTACAATACACACAGCCACGCAGAGACAACGTTTAACGGTAAGGTCGAGGACAGAGACAGCCAGGACGCTGGGCTGGCTCAGAGAACAGGACTATAAAAAAGACGGCATACCTTGTTCTGCAATGTATATGTTCTTCGACAGAAGTGTGCCACAGCCGAAGTCGATAATCCTGACACGTGGGATATCAGAGCCGGTTTCAATAAGAATGTTGTCCAGCTTGATGTCCCGGTGGAACACACCTTTCGAGTGGATCTCAATGAGAGCATCCACCAGCTGTTTTGTTAAGatctgagggagagagaaagagacatgtAGACTGAGTGACATGTTGggcttggacacacacacacacacacacacacacacacacacacagaaacgcacatGCCATGAGATACTTACTTTAGCCTCATGCTCCTGCAGGAAGGACGCTCTAGAGTTCATGTAATCTACCAGGTCCATGCAGGGGACTGGTCTCTCTTGGACGAGAATCAGCTCATTGTCCAGATCATACCAGTCCAGCAGGGTCACCGCGGCACTggtccctgctgctgctggtttgacTTTCAGCAGCAGTGCCACCTCTTTAGGGACCATGGTGACGTTCCCATCCAGAAGCTTTATACATATAGTGAAAGAGGAAAACGAGTAACGAAACCTTCATGTATACATAGATACGAGGTACAAGAGGAACATGTGGTTCCCTTTGTACATACAGAAATGTTACTCCGATTATTGAAATAATGTCGATACTTGTTGGCATTAGGACGAAGA
This window encodes:
- the LOC139287806 gene encoding serine/threonine-protein kinase pim-1-like; translated protein: MTNEGRHTDPANYAAEDCRSSGNKKTSKRNSEESLERASKRSRTSQSPSEGCSQTLSRPSSSSASAYTGPPARTGETQSRKRKSTSGESEDGPRKRSRGTSTSTIEGRKSGQRTSEEPEGPRKRSRKRGHSHQDTTDASSSEKPATSLSTNTDPPDGRAAFEAKYEEEELLGSGGFGSVFAGHCRDNNLPVAIKHIPQFDIERIPMLLDGNVTMVPKEVALLLKVKPAAAGTSAAVTLLDWYDLDNELILVQERPVPCMDLVDYMNSRASFLQEHEAKILTKQLVDALIEIHSKGVFHRDIKLDNILIETGSDIPRVRIIDFGCGTLLSKNIYIAEQGTFEYSSPDWFRRGWYRAEPTTVWQLGVVLFGMLHRCLPFDDITEIISEEPDIRDGLSFDCQDFLKSCLAKSAESRPTLETLKHHPWLI